GAGGCCGCATTGCTGCTTGAGATCGAGATAGTCGCGCTCGATGCGCCAGCGCAGCTTTGTGAGGCGGACGAGTTCGGTCGTGGCGATGTCGGCTGGCAGGGTGGAGAGCCAGAAGCGGGCGGGTTCGGGGTCGCCTTGTGGCCATTCGATCATGAGCCATAGCTCGGGGGAAGGATTGGCGCGCAGGCCATCGCCATTGGCACAGCATAGCCGCAGGAAAGCGAAGCGTCCGCCGAGCGGTTCGCTCGATCCCTGGCGGCAGGTCACGGTCTGCCACGCGCTGTCGGGCAACTCGAGCGCGAGCGCCTTGACCTGAACCGGTTGATGAGCGTGCTTGGGCAGCTTCTGCTCACCAGGCCGAGGGCCACGGCGGTGCGTTCTGGAGCGTGGCGGCGGCGCCTCGCCGGGGCGCCAGACATTGGTGATGGGGCGGATCGCGACCGCGTAGGCTAAGCCCAGATCGGTCACGCCCTGGCGGAAATCGGCGGCGCCGCCATAGCCGGCATCGGCCAGCACGACGCCTGGCGGCAAGCCTTGCGCGATCGCCGCCGCGAGCTGATCGAGCGCGATCCCGGTCTTGGACCGGAAGGGGATATCCTCGGGCACCCTGGCCTTGCGCCGCCGCTCGGCGTCGTTCGCCCAGGCCTCCGGCAGGAACAGCCGGTGCGCAACCGGCAGGCTCGCCGTCTCGGTCGCCAACGACAGGCTGACCATCACCTGGCAGTTCTCGGTCTTGCCGAGTTGTCCGCAATATTGCCGCGCCACGCCGACCGAATGCTTCCCCTTCTTGGGAAAGCCCGTGTCGTCGATGATCCAGGCCTCGACCGGGCCGTCGCGCTCCACCACCGGCAGAACCTGCTCGCGGACACACGCCATCAGCGCCTCGTCCGACCAGCCGCCCTGACCCACGAAATGCAGCAGCGACTGGTGTTTCGCCGATACCCGGTCAGGCCGAACCACCGCCGCCAGCGGCTCCACGCTCTTGCGCTCCACGGGAAGCAGCAGTCCCGTGCAATAATCCCTCAACGGTTCGGCTCGGTCCGCATGCCCGATCACTTTCACAAGACGATCGACATAAGCGTCAAAACGCGCTTCAATCTCCTCCGTCCAGCGACCCTCCATCCCGACCCTCCAGCTCAGTTTGAATCACCGAGCCTATCACATCTGCGCCGGTACCGAATCCCCCCTTCTTCTGACTCAGTAGGGATATGAAACTCTTCGACACCGCTGATCGCGGCGTTCGGCACCGCGGTTTTACATTATGTCTCCGAAACTTGCCGCGGATCTATTTCCTATTGTGTCCCCGAAATCACAGCCACGCGGGCAGGTTGATGGAAAACAGGCATTGTAAGGCGAAGGCGCCGCGCGCGATGTCGCGGCGCTCTCCTTGCCCGGCCGGCTCAGATCGTCTGCCCGCCGGACACCTCGATCCGCTGCGCGGTGACCCAGCGATTGTCCGGCCCCAGCAGGCTGGCGACCATCGGGCCGATATCGTCGGGCATGCCGACGCGGCCCAGCGCGGTCATGTCGGCGAACTGCTTGTTGAGGTCCGCCATGTCGCGCACCGCGCCACCGAGGAAATCCGTCTCGATCGCGCCTGGGGCGACGACGTTGGCGGTGATGCCGCGGCTGCCGAACTCCTTCGCCATGTAGACCGTCAGCGTCTCGACCGCGCCCTTGGCGGCGGAATAGGCAGCAAAGCCGGCGACCGACACGCGGGTGAGGCCGGACGAGACGTTCACGATGCGGCCGCCGTCCGCCAGGACGGGCAGCAGCGCCTGCGTCAGGAAGAACACGCCCTTCACATGCGTGTCGAACAGCGCGTCGAACTGCGCCTCCGTGGTGTCGGCGATGCTCGCCATCTCGCCCTGGCCGGCATTGTTGACGAGATGGTCGAAGCTGTCGCGGTTCCAGGTGGCGGACAAGGCGGCGCGGACATCGGCGGCGAAGGCGGGGACGCTGGCGACATCGCCGACGTCGAGCCGAAGCGCGACGGCCTTGCGGCCGAGCGCCTCGATCTCGGCGACGACGGCCCTTGCCTGTTCCTCGCCGTTGCGGAAGGTGAGGATGACATCGCCGCCGCGCCGCGCGATGCTGAGCGCGATGTTGCGGCCAAGGCCCCGATTGGCGCCGGTGACGAGCGAAATGGTGGTCATGGGAACGTCTCCTTGGGGTGGGGTTGGAACCCCATCCTTGTGCCGTGCGGAGGCGGTGCGTGGTTGCCGGATCCGACGGTTCTCTTGCCTGATCCTGCGGATGCGTTGCCAGCCCTGCCGCGAATAGCGGGTGCTGCGCCCGCCGGCGCCGTCCTTTGCCAATATGCCAGGCTCGAACGAATCGTTGATGTCGCACGGTGCGGTGTCGGACGATTTCGTTCCGATGCCGGGGTTTCGAAATGGACGCGCTCCCGGCCATTCCCCAACGGCCGGCGATCACCCCCGCCCCGCGACACCCCCGCGCCGGAGGTCCGCCACCGGTGCATTGCCGAACATCGCCTTATACTCCCGGCTGAACTGAGACGGGCTCTGGTAACCCACCTCGAACGCCACGCGCTCGACATTGGCGCTGCCGGCGGCGAGCAGCTTGCGCGCTTCCAGCAGGCGCATGTGGCGCTGGAAGGCGAGCGGGCTGTGGCCCGTCACCGCCTTGAAATGCCGGTGGAACGAGGTGACGCTCATCCCTGCCGATGCCGCAAGGTCGGCGATGACGACGGGTGCGTTGTTGTTCGCGCCCAGCCAGTCGGCCGCGGCCTTGATCTGCCGCACGCGATCGTCGCGCTGGCCGATCTGGCGCAGCGTGTCGCCCATCGGGCTCTGCAGCAGGCGGTAATAGAGTTCGCTCTCATAGTTCGGGGCGAGCATGGCGACATCGTCGGGGCTGTTCACCAGCCCGACGAGCCGCGCGAACGCATCGCCGACCGTGCTGTTCAGGTCGCCGGCGGCCACCGCGCAGGTCCAGCGATTTTCGCCCTTGGGCATGCCGAGCATGACCCGCGTCAGCCGGTCGATATCGAGATGGAGGCTGATCCCGACATAGGGCAGGCCGGGCGCCGCGCCGGTCAGTTCATGGGCATAGGGCAGGCCGAAGGACGAGGCCGCGCACGCGCCCGCCACCAGTTCGAAGCGGTTGGCGCCCATCGTCAGCACCTTGGTGCCGCGCGCGACCGCGTAGAACATCGGTTCGAACACCGCCGATACCGGCGCGGTGTCGCTCGTGCTCGACCAGACCATCAGCCGCGTCACCGGCGTCTCACGCCCCACCAGCCCCGGGCCGGACGCGGTCCAGGGGGCGACATCGTCAAGCAGGCGACGGGTGATGCGCTGGGGATCGGACATGGGCGGTAGATAGGCACTTGGCAGGATCAGGCAAGACTAAGGCATGATCGGGAATGTCGTTCCGGTCATCGCTCTCTATCTCCCGATCGACACGACATCCTCACCCAAACCAACTTTGGTAGAAAAGGACAGACCATGATCGATCTGAACGGAAAGCGTGCGCTGGTGACGGGCGGCTCGCGGGGCATCGGCGCCGCGATCGCGCTGGCGCTGGCGGAAAATGGCGCCGACGTCGCCTTCACCTACCAGAACTCAGCGGAAAAGGCCGCGGCGGTGGCCCGATCCATTGAGGGCACCGGCCACCGCGCCTTCGCCATCCAGGCCGACAGCGCCGACCCTGCGGCGATCGCGCGTGCGGTTGACGAAGCCGTCGCTGCGCTCGGCGGGATCGACATCCTCGTCAACAGCGCGGCGATCGGCGTCGCCGGCCCGATCGCCGACCTCGACGTGGACGCCTGGCAGGCGATGATGGACGTCAACGTCCGCGCGCCCGTGCTGTTTGCGAAGGCGGTGATCCCGCATCTCGGCGACGGCGGCCGCATCGTCTCGATCGGCTCGGGACTGGGCGAGCGGGTGCCGTTCCCGGGCGTGACGGCCTATGCGATGTCCAAGGCGGCGCTGACCGCTTTCACCCGCGGCCTCTCGCGCGAACTCGGACCCGACGGCATCACCGTGAACCTCGTTCAGCCCGGCTCGACCGATACGGATGCGAACCCGGCCAATGGCGATGCCGCCGATTTCCAGCGCGGCATGACCTCGCTGGGGCGCTATGGCGAGCCGCGCGAAGTCGCCAACGCGGTGGTGTTTCTCGCAAGCCCGGCGGCGAGCGTGATCACGGGGGCCGTACTGACGGCGGATGGCGGCGCGCTCGCCTGAACGGATCCGGCCATCGCCCGCGCGCCAGTCTCCCGTTTCCGGCCTCCCGTTTCCGGCGCGGCGTGGGCGGGGGGCAGCCTGCGCGCGCGCATGGACCTTCGCGACGCGTCCCCGAGTCTAGCCGAGGCCGGCAGATCAGTGTAGCCGGGATATGAGGGCCCTGGGCCGAGCGTTTTGCCCGGGCCGTTTTCCCGAGTGAAGGAGCGACCGACATACCACGCAAACCGAACTATGACTTCGAGCGGCGCGAGCGCGAACGCGTCAAGGCAGCCGAATCCGCGAAGAAGGCGCTGGCGAAAGCGGAGAAGCGCGCCGCCGGGCAGGAAACGCCCGATGCGGATCCGTCAGGCGATTGACCGGCCCGCTGACCCGATGACGGCAACGTCCGGATCCGGTCTCGCCCAGCTCGGCTGGAAACCCTTCTTCAGCGAACAGGTTTCCGCCGGGCCGGGCCACCATTGCGCGCCTGCCCGCGTCGTGTCGGTTCATCGCGGACGGGTGACCGTCTCGGGCGAAGGGTTCGCGGACTCGATCTCGTCCAGCCTGCCGGTGCGCGGCGGCGCGGAGGACCGACCGACCGTGGGCGACTGGCTGTTGATCGATCGCGACAGCCGGACCCTCGTGCGCATCCTCGATCGGGCGAGCCTGCTCAAGCGGCCCGCGCCGGGCGACGACCGCCGGGTCCAGCTCATCGCCGCGAATGTCGACACGCTGTTCATCGTCACGTCCTGCGACCAGGATTTCAACATTTCGCGGCTCGAACGCTATCTCGTGCTCGCGCGCGAGGCGCGCGTCCGGCCGGTCATCATCCTCACGAAAGCCGATCTCTCACCCATGCCGGGGAGCTTCGTCGATGCGGCGCGCGCGCTCCAGCCGGGGTTGCAGGCGGAACTGGTCGACGGGCGCGATCCGGCGAGCGCCGCGCGCCTCGCCGGATATTGCGGCTTCGGAGAGACGGTCGCGCTGGTGGGATCGTCCGGCGTCGGCAAGTCGACGCTCGTCAACACGCTCAAGGGATCGGCCAGCATCGCCACCCAGCCCGTCCGCGAGGGCGACGGCAAGGGCCAGCACACGACAACGGTCCGCGAGATGCATCGCCTGTCCGACGGCGCGGACGGCGGCGGCTGGCTGGTGGATACGCCCGGCATGCGCGAGCTGCAGATGTCGGATGTGGCGTCCGGCGTAACCGAGGTGTTCGAGGACGTCACCGCCGTGGCGCTCGCGTGCCGGTTCGCGAACTGCACCCACGCCGACGAGCCCGGATGCGCCATCCAGGCCGCGATGGCGGAAGGGAGCCTCGACCCAGCGCGCGTCGGACGGTGGCGCAAGCTGGCCGAGGAAGATGCCGTGAACAGCGGCGCCGCAGCGGTTCGCCGCTCCCGCCCGGCAAAAGGTGGAAACAGGAGATGATGCGTGGCTGATCTTTACCTTCGCGCGCTGGAGTCCGAGCGCAAGCGCCTGTGGGCCGAGTGCCGGCTGAAGGGCCTCTCCCGGGGCACGCCGGAGCGGCTCCGGATCGAAGAGCTCGATACGCTGCTGGCGGAGCATCGGGCGAAACGGGCTGGCTAGGCGGTTCCGGGGATGAACGGGCGTCCGCCGCTCGGACACCGCCGCGAACTGGGGCCCAAGCTCATCACCGTGAACCTCGTCCAGCGCGGATCGACCGACACGGATGCCAATCCGGCGCGGACGGCGACGCCGCCGATGTCCAGCGCGCCCTGACCTCGCTCGGCCGCTACGGCGAACCCAGCGAAGAGGCGAGCGCGGTGGTGGTCCTCGCGAGCCCGGCGGCATGTGTGATCGCGGGGAGCGGTGCTGACGGGGGATGGCGCCGCCATCGCCTTAAGAAAACCTCTACCTAAGCCTGCGCACCGATCACCCGCTTCAGGCGGATTCGGCGCCTCGTGGGCGATGCCGATCGGTCGATCGTGGCCGTCGTCGATGCCCGTACCGGCGCATTTTGTATCCCTACTGCGTCATAAAGATCGGATATTGGATTGAGGCGCGAGACAGCAGGGACATCGAGCTAGGCGCCTGACGATGGCGGCGGCGAGGTGGATGCGGATGGTGGCGATGGAGTCATGGACATGGCGCTGCGGCCGAACGGGGAGCGCCGCGCGGGATATAGGCTTTGGGAATGGGAGGTTTTTGGCGGGATAGCGGATGGTGGAGGGCTGAGGGGGGAATCGTCTCCATTTGGGAGATGAGGAATCCGTAGGCGGCGATGCATAGGGTGACATGGTGGTGGAAGCCGCGCCATCCGCGGCCTTCATAGTGGCCGAGGCCGCATTGCTGCTTGAGATCGAGATAGTCGCGCTCGATGCGCCAGCGCAGCTTTGTGAGGCGGACGAGTTCGGTCGTGGCGATGTCGGCTGGCAGGGTGGAGAGCCAGAAGCGGGCGGGTTCGGGGTCGCCTTGTGGCCATTCGATCATGAGCCATAGCTCGGGGGAAGGATTGGCGCGCAGGCCATCGCCATTGGCACAGCATAGCCGCAGGAAAGCGAAGCGTCCGCCGAGCGGTTCGCTCGATCCCTGGCGCCAGGTCACGGTCTGCCACGCGCTGTCGGGCAACTCGAGCGCGAGCGCCTTGACCTGAACCGGTTGATGAGCGTGCTTGGGCAGCTTCTGCTCACCAGGCCGAGGGCCACGGCGGTGCGTTCTGGAGCGTGGCGGCGGCGCCTCGCCGGGGCGCCAGACATTGGTGATGGGGCGGATCGCGACCGCGTAGGCTAAGCCCAGATCGGTCACGCCCTGGCGGAAATCGGCGGCGCCGCCATAGCCGGCATCGGCCAGCACGACGCCTGGCGGCAAGCCTTGCGCGATCGCCGCCGCGAGCTGATCGAGCGCGATCCCGGTCTTGGACCGGAAGGGGATATCCTCGGGCACCCTGGCCTTGCGCCGCCGCTCGGCGTCGTTCGCCCAGGCCTCCGGCAGGAACAGCCGGTGCGCAACCGGCAGGCTCGCCGTCTCGGTCGCCAACGACAGGCTGACCATCACCTGGCAGTTCTCGGTCTTGCCGAGTTGTCCGCAATATTGCCGCGCCACGCCGACCGAATGCTTCCCCTTCTTGGGAAAGCCCGTGTCGTCGATGATCCAGGCCTCGACCGGGCCGTCGCGCTCCACCACCGGCAGAACCTGCTCGCGGACACACGCCATCAGCGCCTCGTCCGACCAGCCTCCCTGACCCACGAAATGCAGCAGCGACTGGTGTTTCGCCGATACCCGATCAGGCCGAACCACCGCCGCCAGCGGCTCCACGCTCTTGCGCTCCACGGGAAGCAGCAGTCCCGTGCAATAATCCCTCAACGGTTCGGCTCGGTCCGCATGCCCGATCACTTTCACAAGACGATCGACATAAGCGTCAAAACGCGCTTCAATCTCCTCCGTCCAGCGACCCTCCATCCCGACCCTCCAGCTCAGTTTGAATCACCGAGCCTATCACATCTGCGCCGGTACCGAATCCCCCCTTCTTCTGACTCAGTAGGGGTATTATGTCCCCGAAACTGTGCGTCGCTTCGGCCGGCTGGCGCCACCTCGCTGATGACCAGTTTCGGGGCATAATGCTAACTCCAGCGACGCGTGCAGGCATTTAAAAACAGGGTTTGAGTTTTATATTGTGTCCCTGAAATTCACCACTAATTTCGGGGACATAATACTAAACTCCGGACCGCGCTCCAAGCTCAGGACTCGTCTTGCCCGTGATTTGTATTGCGGCGCCGACATTCAGAGGGAGGAGATCCGCGCCCGTTGGCATATGGTCAACTGCCAAGCTGTAGTGGGGCCGGTAGCCGGAGTGACCGATGATGGGTGATGTGGCGCAGAGATTTGCGATGTTTGTCGCGCTGGCGGTCCGTTTGGGTCAACGATATGCTTTGTTCATCGCAATCTTTTCCGGCCTTATCGTCGTGAAACTCGTGCTGCCGGATGATGCGAGCGATTGGCTTTCACTGTCAGTCAGTCTTCCCGTTACGCTGATCGTGTTTCAGCTGCTCTACAAATATGGCGCCACCAGCAATCGGCCCGGTCGGCACAAATGATGCTGGCAGTTGGAATGGCCGGGCGGAGAACTTGCGCTTCAAGGTCATAATGCGAAACGTTCCAGCGCAGTTAAGCCACCGCCGCCACGAACCCCTCCGCATCCACCCCGCATCCCGCAAGATACGCCAGCACCTCCGCCCGCGCAGCGTGATAGCGTTCGGCCGCGTCGTCGCGCTCGGTGGCGGGGCGGGTGCGGAGATCGGTCCAGCTGGTGGTGAGGGTTTGGGCGAGGGTGATGAATTCGGGGGCTGGTGGCATCATCGCGGGCTCCGTATCGAATGGCAGCGAATATATGAAAATCATATTCAAACGTCAACCGCAACGCGCAGTCGCGTCCAGATCGGATAGGAAAATTCCTGCGATGTTCCTTGCGGAATAGGAAAGCAACCGTCAGAACAAAAAGAGAACAAGGGAGTCGAGTCGCCCATGCGCGAGCTGGAGCGCGTCACTTTGCCCGATCCGGAATGCGAGGGCGGTTGCCAGCCCTGCTATCTGGATTGCGCGATGTGCCGCATCGTCATGATGGCAAGGCTTCGCGAAATCGAAGCGCTGCTGCGCGAGCGGCCATCGCGATCTGATCCGAAGAGGGCTCAGTGGAACCTTCGGATGGCAGAAGCTGAAGCGCATGTCGCAATGCTAGAGCCAAGGCTTCAGCAGCTGACGCCGACAGCGGGCCGGGCGGCGCCAGCGGCACAAGTGCCTGTAAAACCGGGGCGAGCGCGGCTGCACTGATCGGCGCGGGGGCGGGGGGAGGGCTGGTGCGCGCGCCGGCCGCGGCCCCCTCCGCCGCCCCGTCTCCCGCCGCGTCCAGGTCGAAGGCGGCGATCAGCGCCACCGCCTCGTCATAGCCCAGCTTGCGCCGCCGGCCGGTTTTCGCCGGATTGTAGAGCGTGGCCACATTGGGCTGCGCCACGCCCAGCACGCGCGCGATTTCGGCCTGGGTCACCCCGCGCGCCTTGAGCAGCGCCAATATCTCCTGCGCGGATTGCATGGCCAAGATCTACCGGCGCCGGTGGCGATCGTCCACCCACAGACGGGCTTGCATCGTATATACGATAATCGTATATTTCGACTCATGCTACAGACTCACCCCCCGGCCGGCGCCCCGCCGGCGATGAACCCGCGGATGGAGGCGCGCGCCCGCGCGCTGCTGTTCGCGATGTCCGGCACCGCCACGGTGC
The window above is part of the Sphingomonas sanxanigenens DSM 19645 = NX02 genome. Proteins encoded here:
- a CDS encoding IS701 family transposase; its protein translation is MEGRWTEEIEARFDAYVDRLVKVIGHADRAEPLRDYCTGLLLPVERKSVEPLAAVVRPDRVSAKHQSLLHFVGQGGWSDEALMACVREQVLPVVERDGPVEAWIIDDTGFPKKGKHSVGVARQYCGQLGKTENCQVMVSLSLATETASLPVAHRLFLPEAWANDAERRRKARVPEDIPFRSKTGIALDQLAAAIAQGLPPGVVLADAGYGGAADFRQGVTDLGLAYAVAIRPITNVWRPGEAPPPRSRTHRRGPRPGEQKLPKHAHQPVQVKALALELPDSAWQTVTCRQGSSEPLGGRFAFLRLCCANGDGLRANPSPELWLMIEWPQGDPEPARFWLSTLPADIATTELVRLTKLRWRIERDYLDLKQQCGLGHYEGRGWRGFHHHVTLCIAAYGFLISQMETIPPSALHHPLSRQKPPIPKAYIPRGAPRSAAAPCP
- a CDS encoding SDR family NAD(P)-dependent oxidoreductase produces the protein MIDLNGKRALVTGGSRGIGAAIALALAENGADVAFTYQNSAEKAAAVARSIEGTGHRAFAIQADSADPAAIARAVDEAVAALGGIDILVNSAAIGVAGPIADLDVDAWQAMMDVNVRAPVLFAKAVIPHLGDGGRIVSIGSGLGERVPFPGVTAYAMSKAALTAFTRGLSRELGPDGITVNLVQPGSTDTDANPANGDAADFQRGMTSLGRYGEPREVANAVVFLASPAASVITGAVLTADGGALA
- a CDS encoding AraC family transcriptional regulator, which gives rise to MSDPQRITRRLLDDVAPWTASGPGLVGRETPVTRLMVWSSTSDTAPVSAVFEPMFYAVARGTKVLTMGANRFELVAGACAASSFGLPYAHELTGAAPGLPYVGISLHLDIDRLTRVMLGMPKGENRWTCAVAAGDLNSTVGDAFARLVGLVNSPDDVAMLAPNYESELYYRLLQSPMGDTLRQIGQRDDRVRQIKAAADWLGANNNAPVVIADLAASAGMSVTSFHRHFKAVTGHSPLAFQRHMRLLEARKLLAAGSANVERVAFEVGYQSPSQFSREYKAMFGNAPVADLRRGGVAGRG
- a CDS encoding IS701 family transposase — its product is MEGRWTEEIEARFDAYVDRLVKVIGHADRAEPLRDYCTGLLLPVERKSVEPLAAVVRPDRVSAKHQSLLHFVGQGGWSDEALMACVREQVLPVVERDGPVEAWIIDDTGFPKKGKHSVGVARQYCGQLGKTENCQVMVSLSLATETASLPVAHRLFLPEAWANDAERRRKARVPEDIPFRSKTGIALDQLAAAIAQGLPPGVVLADAGYGGAADFRQGVTDLGLAYAVAIRPITNVWRPGEAPPPRSRTHRRGPRPGEQKLPKHAHQPVQVKALALELPDSAWQTVTWRQGSSEPLGGRFAFLRLCCANGDGLRANPSPELWLMIEWPQGDPEPARFWLSTLPADIATTELVRLTKLRWRIERDYLDLKQQCGLGHYEGRGWRGFHHHVTLCIAAYGFLISQMETIPPSALHHPLSRQKPPIPKAYIPRGAPRSAAAPCP
- the rsgA gene encoding ribosome small subunit-dependent GTPase A — encoded protein: MRIRQAIDRPADPMTATSGSGLAQLGWKPFFSEQVSAGPGHHCAPARVVSVHRGRVTVSGEGFADSISSSLPVRGGAEDRPTVGDWLLIDRDSRTLVRILDRASLLKRPAPGDDRRVQLIAANVDTLFIVTSCDQDFNISRLERYLVLAREARVRPVIILTKADLSPMPGSFVDAARALQPGLQAELVDGRDPASAARLAGYCGFGETVALVGSSGVGKSTLVNTLKGSASIATQPVREGDGKGQHTTTVREMHRLSDGADGGGWLVDTPGMRELQMSDVASGVTEVFEDVTAVALACRFANCTHADEPGCAIQAAMAEGSLDPARVGRWRKLAEEDAVNSGAAAVRRSRPAKGGNRR
- a CDS encoding SDR family NAD(P)-dependent oxidoreductase, producing MTTISLVTGANRGLGRNIALSIARRGGDVILTFRNGEEQARAVVAEIEALGRKAVALRLDVGDVASVPAFAADVRAALSATWNRDSFDHLVNNAGQGEMASIADTTEAQFDALFDTHVKGVFFLTQALLPVLADGGRIVNVSSGLTRVSVAGFAAYSAAKGAVETLTVYMAKEFGSRGITANVVAPGAIETDFLGGAVRDMADLNKQFADMTALGRVGMPDDIGPMVASLLGPDNRWVTAQRIEVSGGQTI